A genomic window from Silvibacterium dinghuense includes:
- a CDS encoding DUF885 domain-containing protein: protein MNRLLPAALLALAMPVSAQSFPKSVQQQAAQHAAEQKQMGTTAATPTIAPASDALEDRRKALNALFDQIWQDRLKHEPEFASTIGDKRYNDQLTDYSVDAYNEELARGRDYIVQLGSIDTTGMSDQEILSRDLLVRQLVDQQEAAEFKPWEMPVNQFSGLHSELPQLVSRLSFQSIKDYDDYIARLKKIPTAFEQISANMSTGIEDGRVPPKYLLEKVLVQVNAIATAKPADTPFAQPLQKFPASIPAADQERIKGEVLTAIEKQVIPAYQQFGRFLKATYIPAGRTDPGVWSLPDGDKYYAFRVHESTTTDLTPQQIHQIGLDEVKRDEAEMLVIAQKLGFKSIADLRASIAANPKLHPTTKEQYLDAYRTDIDQMKTKLPDLFGRLPKAPLAVEAVPAFIEKDQAPAYYERGTPDGSRPGTVYVNTYDVQHRSLANVESIAYHEGLPGHHLQISIAQELTGLPEFRKYLGYTAYTEGWGLYAERLGKDVGFYQDPYSDYGRLETDVFRAVRLVVDTGVHSEHWSREQMVQYFKDHSGLDDATVQSEVDRYIAWPAQALGYKIGQLKLLELRADAEKTIGPKFDLKAFHDEVLDSGALPLDVLEQRVKAWAAQQAVTAK from the coding sequence GCCGCGCAGCACGCGGCAGAACAGAAGCAGATGGGCACCACAGCCGCCACGCCGACGATCGCGCCGGCCTCGGACGCACTCGAAGACCGGCGCAAGGCGCTCAACGCGCTCTTCGATCAGATCTGGCAGGACCGCCTCAAGCACGAACCTGAATTCGCTTCGACCATCGGCGACAAGCGCTACAACGACCAGCTCACGGACTATTCCGTCGATGCGTATAACGAGGAGCTGGCACGCGGACGCGACTATATTGTGCAGCTCGGCTCCATCGACACCACCGGCATGAGCGACCAGGAGATTCTCAGCCGCGATCTGCTGGTGCGCCAGCTTGTCGATCAGCAGGAAGCCGCCGAATTCAAGCCCTGGGAGATGCCGGTGAACCAGTTCAGCGGCCTGCACAGCGAGTTGCCGCAACTTGTTTCCCGGCTCAGCTTCCAGTCGATCAAGGACTACGACGATTACATCGCGCGCCTCAAGAAGATTCCCACCGCCTTCGAGCAGATCAGCGCGAACATGAGCACCGGCATCGAAGATGGCCGCGTGCCGCCGAAGTATCTGCTCGAAAAGGTGCTGGTACAGGTGAACGCCATCGCCACGGCGAAGCCTGCCGATACGCCTTTCGCACAGCCATTGCAGAAGTTCCCGGCATCGATCCCGGCGGCCGATCAGGAGCGCATCAAGGGCGAGGTGCTCACCGCGATCGAGAAGCAGGTCATTCCGGCCTACCAGCAGTTCGGGCGCTTTCTTAAGGCGACGTACATCCCTGCCGGACGCACCGACCCCGGCGTGTGGTCTCTGCCCGACGGCGATAAGTACTACGCCTTCCGCGTGCATGAATCGACGACCACCGACCTCACGCCACAGCAGATTCACCAGATCGGCCTCGACGAAGTGAAGCGCGACGAGGCGGAGATGCTGGTGATTGCGCAGAAGCTCGGCTTCAAATCCATCGCCGATCTACGCGCTTCGATTGCCGCGAATCCGAAGCTGCATCCGACGACCAAGGAGCAGTATCTCGACGCCTATCGCACCGATATCGACCAGATGAAGACCAAGCTGCCCGACCTTTTCGGACGCCTGCCCAAGGCGCCGCTCGCGGTCGAAGCCGTTCCGGCGTTCATCGAAAAAGACCAGGCCCCGGCCTACTATGAGCGCGGCACACCCGACGGCAGCCGCCCCGGCACGGTATATGTCAATACTTACGATGTGCAGCATCGCTCGCTGGCTAACGTCGAGTCGATCGCCTACCACGAGGGCCTGCCCGGCCATCACCTGCAAATCTCCATCGCGCAGGAGCTGACCGGCCTGCCCGAGTTCCGCAAGTATCTCGGCTACACGGCGTATACCGAGGGCTGGGGGCTTTATGCCGAGCGCCTCGGCAAGGACGTCGGCTTCTATCAGGACCCCTACTCCGACTACGGACGCCTTGAGACCGATGTCTTCCGCGCCGTCCGCCTGGTGGTCGATACCGGCGTGCACTCCGAGCACTGGTCGCGCGAGCAGATGGTGCAGTACTTCAAGGACCACTCCGGTCTCGACGACGCCACGGTGCAATCCGAGGTCGACCGCTATATCGCATGGCCCGCGCAGGCGCTCGGCTACAAGATCGGTCAGCTGAAACTGCTCGAGCTGCGCGCCGACGCGGAGAAGACGATCGGCCCCAAGTTCGACCTCAAGGCCTTTCATGACGAGGTGCTGGATTCCGGCGCGCTGCCGCTCGACGTGCTCGAACAGCGGGTGAAGGCGTGGGCTGCGCAGCAGGCTGTTACCGCCAAATAG